ACGGCGGGCGAAGCGGTCATTGCGCTTCGGGCCTGCCCGCTTGCGCGTCGAGACAGCTCGTGTAGCGTGACGCCATGCTTCGACTGGTTCTGACCCTCGCATTGCTCGCGACCCTCGCGGCACCCGCGAACGCGCCCGAGAGCGGCCCTGATTCGGGCTCCGACCTGCTCGGAACGCCGGCGCCCGACTGGGCCTTTACTCGCGCGGTGCGCGACGGCAAGGGATCGCTCGCCGACTACCGCGGAAAGGTCGTGCTGCTGCGGTGGTGGACCACCGGCTGCCACTTCTGCGAGACCACGCTGCCGGTGATCGAAACGCTGCGCCGCGAGCATGCACGCGACGGGCTGGTCACGATCGGGGTCTTCCATCCGAAACCGGAACCGCACGGCATGAGCGATCGTGCAATCGTCGCGGCCGC
This window of the Candidatus Eisenbacteria bacterium genome carries:
- a CDS encoding TlpA family protein disulfide reductase is translated as MLRLVLTLALLATLAAPANAPESGPDSGSDLLGTPAPDWAFTRAVRDGKGSLADYRGKVVLLRWWTTGCHFCETTLPVIETLRREHARDGLVTIGVFHPKPEPHGMSDRAIVAAAEARGYHGPLVFDRDWKTLGRYWLDGHDERSWTSVSFLIDRAGTIRWVQGGGEYHPSADPEHRRCDTKYRELEQVLAEVLAEPTP